In Hippocampus zosterae strain Florida chromosome 3, ASM2543408v3, whole genome shotgun sequence, a genomic segment contains:
- the lrrc56 gene encoding leucine-rich repeat-containing protein 56 isoform X2 has translation MDESGPFNPAPAMEVCDEAEATVELYLSQERLELLCGTNDLSQVTSLEICVDTQENSLGNFGSYLPKLVQLKMNNSVLISTRNLGTTLSHLHVLWMSCCCLQDLDGISTLSSLRELYLAFNNVSDLSPVGMLENLQVLDLEGNDVNDLIQIQYLRLCGKLQTLTLEGNPVCLQPNPTTTQIDYNYRETVSELVPQLSYLDNARVEDGSLGSSSTMWEEWAILRNCLRHLSQASTEDQTEATGAYSWPSSSRRLASSLRPPSLAGTTRSRPISTNSSRFPSSPLSTPDSEDSDLTEVSEDSSVLTHGAGKIVFCGNPVKAIRARREKLKTVRCMSAFTPLDQAIHVQEHMLNPPDIDGKESNDVLAEVRTWREEHCRHHKEIQRDRLPQVLVVQHGNDYEQADYDEREGFDTMSSEKSDEEHCDPSPSNSSLKSKCKDSLKPMSADVDPVSCGNIHFPCPPLNSKSASGRKNPIGIRAHRIRINPDNSEQKLSCSEGYSVVKATSTSQADMPFKQQLTRINKPCPPSPFSITHPYKLSNLGGQQKDFCFEMDVYSLATKVNCPRS, from the exons ATGGATGAATCAGGCCCCTTCAACCCAGCTCCAGCCATGGAAGTCTGTGATGAAGCGGAAGCAACCGTGGAACTCTATCTGTCCCAGGAGAGGCTG GAATTACTGTGCGGAACAAATGATCTGTCTCAGGTGACTTCACTGGAAATCTGCGTGGACACTCAAGAAAACAGCCTCGGTAACTTTG GTTCTTACTTGCCCAAGCTGGTGCAGCTCAAAATGAACAACAGTGTCCTCATATCTACACG GAACTTGGGGACCACCTTATCCCACCTACATGTTCTCTGGATGTCTTGTTGCTGCCTGCAAGACCTCGATGGCATTTCGACtctttcctctctcagg GAATTGTATTTAGCCTTTAACAACGTGTCAGACTTGAGTCCGGTCGGCATGCTGGAGAATCTACAAGTGTTAGATCTGGAAGGGAATGATGTGAATGATCTCATCCAGATTCAGTATCTCAGGTTGTGTGGCAAACTGCAGACCCTCACCTTGGAGGGAAACCCCGTGTGTCTGCAGCCAAACCCGACTACCACACAA ATCGACTACAATTATCGGGAAACAGTGAGTGAGTTGGTTCCACAGCTGAGTTACCTTGACAATGCAAGAGTGGAGGATGGCAGTTTGGGCTCGAGCAGCACCATGTGGGAAGAGTGGGCTATCCTCCGAAATTGCCTCAGGCACCTCTCACAGGCATCCACCGAAGACC AAACGGAAGCAACCGGTGCATATAGCTGGCCCAGCTCATCCAGGCGTCTTGCCTCGAGCCTTCGGCCGCCCTCATTGGCAGGCACAACTAGATCCAGACCTATATCAACGAATTCATCTAGGTTTCCATCCTCTCCACTGTCCACACCTGATTCTGAAGATTCAGACTTAACTGAAGTCAGCGAAGACAGCAGTGTCCTCACACATG GAGCTGGTAAGATTGTGTTTTGTGGAAACCCTGTCAAGGCTATACGAGCAAGACGTGAAAAGTTGAAG ACAGTACGCTGCATGTCTGCTTTTACCCCCCTTGACCAGGCCATTCATGTACAAGAGCATATGCTGAACCCTCCTGACATTGATGGGAAGGAGAGCAATGATGTGCTTGCTGAAGTCAGAACCTGGAGGGAGGAACACTGCAG GCATCACAAAGAAATACAGAGAGATAGACTACCACAGGTACTAGTTGTTCAACATGGCAACGACTACGAACAGGCCGATTATGATGAAAGGGAAGGATTTGACACAATGAGCAGCGAGAAAAGTGATGAAGAACATTGTGACCCAAGTCCATCTAATTCATCTCTCAAGTCTAAATGTAAAG ACAGCCTTAAACCCATGTCTGCTGATGTGGATCCCGTTTCCTGTGGCAACATACATTTTCCTTGCCCTCCTCTAAATTCCAAATCAGCCTCTGGTAGGAAGAACCCCATAGGAATCCGTGCACATAGGATTCGAATCAACCCAGACAATTCAGAACAAAAGCTTTCCTGCAGCGAAGGATACAGTGTTGTGAAGGCCACAAGCACTTCACAGGCTGATATGCCATTCAAGCAGCAGTTGACAAGGATAAATAAGCCTTGCCCGCCATCACCTTTCAGCATTACCCATCCATATAAATTAAGTAACTTGGGAGGACAGCAGAAGGACTTCTG TTTTGAGATGGATGTGTACAGCCTCGCAACGAAAGTGAACTGTCCAAGATCCTGA
- the lrrc56 gene encoding leucine-rich repeat-containing protein 56 isoform X1, translating to MMQANNNGLACSKREIGPGSGRVQVTVMDESGPFNPAPAMEVCDEAEATVELYLSQERLELLCGTNDLSQVTSLEICVDTQENSLGNFGSYLPKLVQLKMNNSVLISTRNLGTTLSHLHVLWMSCCCLQDLDGISTLSSLRELYLAFNNVSDLSPVGMLENLQVLDLEGNDVNDLIQIQYLRLCGKLQTLTLEGNPVCLQPNPTTTQIDYNYRETVSELVPQLSYLDNARVEDGSLGSSSTMWEEWAILRNCLRHLSQASTEDQTEATGAYSWPSSSRRLASSLRPPSLAGTTRSRPISTNSSRFPSSPLSTPDSEDSDLTEVSEDSSVLTHGAGKIVFCGNPVKAIRARREKLKTVRCMSAFTPLDQAIHVQEHMLNPPDIDGKESNDVLAEVRTWREEHCRHHKEIQRDRLPQVLVVQHGNDYEQADYDEREGFDTMSSEKSDEEHCDPSPSNSSLKSKCKDSLKPMSADVDPVSCGNIHFPCPPLNSKSASGRKNPIGIRAHRIRINPDNSEQKLSCSEGYSVVKATSTSQADMPFKQQLTRINKPCPPSPFSITHPYKLSNLGGQQKDFCFEMDVYSLATKVNCPRS from the exons ATGATGCAAGCAAACAATAATGGACTCGCGTGTAGTAAACGGGAAATTGGGCCTGGTTCTGGCCGGGTCCAGGTGACTGTGATGGATGAATCAGGCCCCTTCAACCCAGCTCCAGCCATGGAAGTCTGTGATGAAGCGGAAGCAACCGTGGAACTCTATCTGTCCCAGGAGAGGCTG GAATTACTGTGCGGAACAAATGATCTGTCTCAGGTGACTTCACTGGAAATCTGCGTGGACACTCAAGAAAACAGCCTCGGTAACTTTG GTTCTTACTTGCCCAAGCTGGTGCAGCTCAAAATGAACAACAGTGTCCTCATATCTACACG GAACTTGGGGACCACCTTATCCCACCTACATGTTCTCTGGATGTCTTGTTGCTGCCTGCAAGACCTCGATGGCATTTCGACtctttcctctctcagg GAATTGTATTTAGCCTTTAACAACGTGTCAGACTTGAGTCCGGTCGGCATGCTGGAGAATCTACAAGTGTTAGATCTGGAAGGGAATGATGTGAATGATCTCATCCAGATTCAGTATCTCAGGTTGTGTGGCAAACTGCAGACCCTCACCTTGGAGGGAAACCCCGTGTGTCTGCAGCCAAACCCGACTACCACACAA ATCGACTACAATTATCGGGAAACAGTGAGTGAGTTGGTTCCACAGCTGAGTTACCTTGACAATGCAAGAGTGGAGGATGGCAGTTTGGGCTCGAGCAGCACCATGTGGGAAGAGTGGGCTATCCTCCGAAATTGCCTCAGGCACCTCTCACAGGCATCCACCGAAGACC AAACGGAAGCAACCGGTGCATATAGCTGGCCCAGCTCATCCAGGCGTCTTGCCTCGAGCCTTCGGCCGCCCTCATTGGCAGGCACAACTAGATCCAGACCTATATCAACGAATTCATCTAGGTTTCCATCCTCTCCACTGTCCACACCTGATTCTGAAGATTCAGACTTAACTGAAGTCAGCGAAGACAGCAGTGTCCTCACACATG GAGCTGGTAAGATTGTGTTTTGTGGAAACCCTGTCAAGGCTATACGAGCAAGACGTGAAAAGTTGAAG ACAGTACGCTGCATGTCTGCTTTTACCCCCCTTGACCAGGCCATTCATGTACAAGAGCATATGCTGAACCCTCCTGACATTGATGGGAAGGAGAGCAATGATGTGCTTGCTGAAGTCAGAACCTGGAGGGAGGAACACTGCAG GCATCACAAAGAAATACAGAGAGATAGACTACCACAGGTACTAGTTGTTCAACATGGCAACGACTACGAACAGGCCGATTATGATGAAAGGGAAGGATTTGACACAATGAGCAGCGAGAAAAGTGATGAAGAACATTGTGACCCAAGTCCATCTAATTCATCTCTCAAGTCTAAATGTAAAG ACAGCCTTAAACCCATGTCTGCTGATGTGGATCCCGTTTCCTGTGGCAACATACATTTTCCTTGCCCTCCTCTAAATTCCAAATCAGCCTCTGGTAGGAAGAACCCCATAGGAATCCGTGCACATAGGATTCGAATCAACCCAGACAATTCAGAACAAAAGCTTTCCTGCAGCGAAGGATACAGTGTTGTGAAGGCCACAAGCACTTCACAGGCTGATATGCCATTCAAGCAGCAGTTGACAAGGATAAATAAGCCTTGCCCGCCATCACCTTTCAGCATTACCCATCCATATAAATTAAGTAACTTGGGAGGACAGCAGAAGGACTTCTG TTTTGAGATGGATGTGTACAGCCTCGCAACGAAAGTGAACTGTCCAAGATCCTGA